A region from the Mya arenaria isolate MELC-2E11 chromosome 2, ASM2691426v1 genome encodes:
- the LOC128222870 gene encoding uncharacterized protein LOC128222870, translating into MASTSETDELENDFPIIPLETNGETDETVLKCLIEVALLSVGGVPNINRLNFEATKGKFKKVFPWETHFETKRAGSTIDLLFITKFNTETEGKSEKSKSGYSYNTDIDMLFIPTSVAVVNDETFVEDNTIAVIEPTSQTSYINLRYNENCNFKISPSILSTKENTADRYISSQKLLRTMQKHMNVKQEAVEIVGPSLAVLPEQMEKVRDLMTSVDIVFAFRNKDWPSLGIEWITRDRPNDWPPKKDLDELYATGSHVVPKSNKSSSPEEADIMWKLSFNLAERRLAELMDTKQRYCFLIVKGIVKDSKSKALSSYSLKNVLWWMLERGDSTIWTAQTIGRCLDAYLCELIQAAKNHKIENFFMPGENLIEHVDKRSMEVLIHRLEKARGAPMSAIIGNTILTQNPARVFSMTPEKEFHFEQLRSKLMSYESIERDQQGILQIVCYHFINLGSIYAIDPNMRERAVRFIATFAEIKYPDEDPMDLVKQMLVKDAITYISSDKDPFIEWSYSCLAVIAEYFSFKELEDLLKSYDFIEENIASVLANIGCLLHRWSKADHTFWENQRQKDLTNSEKCFEHAVLNFPNNTTLLAEYAHFLLVQERYEDAIAIGRRCIAEKEENTKCPSMRFGIEDRDSVDNAIARHINFEGKIAAPPKIFGFFVTVVALKRQGNAEDGRNILRDFYSEVEKVHRDLKYDSLSLYGYACMTLGLYKEAKQPFIRADELKRGKLQEDNLEICNKAMAS; encoded by the coding sequence ATGGCTTCTACGTCTGAGACTGATGAGCTTGAAAACGATTTTCCAATAATACCATTGGAAACAAACGGCGAAACAGacgaaactgttttaaaatgtttgatagaaGTTGCTTTGCTTTCGGTTGGCGGCGTTCCTAATATAAACAGGTTGAACTTTGAAGCAACCAAAGGGAAATTCAAAAAGGTATTTCCATGGGAAACTCATTTCGAGACGAAGAGAGCAGGAAGTACGATTGATCTCCTTTTCATCACGAAATTTAACACGGAGACTGAAGGTAAGAGTGAAAAATCGAAATCTGGTTACAGTTACAATACGGACATTGACATGCTTTTCATTCCAACATCAGTAGCTGTTGTGAATGATGAAACCTTCGTCGAGGACAATACCATTGCAGTGATTGAACCAACGTCccaaaccagttatataaaccTCCGATATAATGAAAACtgcaatttcaaaatttcaccCAGCATTCTTTCGACTAAAGAAAACACTGCTGACAGATACATATCAAGTCAGAAACTGTTAAGAACAATGCAGAAACACATGAATGTTAAACAAGAAGCTGTTGAAATTGTCGGTCCTAGTTTAGCTGTTCTACCAGAACAAATGGAAAAGGTTCGAGATTTGATGACCTCTGTAGACATAGTGTTTGCTTTCCGAAACAAAGACTGGCCAAGTCTTGGGATAGAATGGATAACCAGAGATCGACCGAATGACTGGCCACCAAAGAAGGATTTGGATGAGCTGTATGCAACGGGAAGCCATGTAGTTCCCAAATCAAACAAATCATCATCCCCTGAAGAAGCCGACATAATGTGGAAATTGTCTTTCAACCTCGCTGAGAGACGTTTAGCAGAATTAATGGACACAAAACAAAGGTATTGTTTTCTCATTGTGAAAGGAATAGTGAAAGATTCAAAATCCAAAGCTCTGTCGTCGTACagtttaaagaatgttttatgGTGGATGCTTGAAAGAGGAGATTCGACTATTTGGACGGCGCAAACGATTGGCCGATGTCTCGATGCGTATCTATGTGAGCTCATACAAGCTGCAAAGAACCATAAAATTGAGAATTTCTTCATGCCTGGTGAGAACCTGATAGAACATGTCGATAAACGTTCAATGGAGGTGCTTATTCACAGGCTTGAAAAGGCTAGAGGAGCACCGATGTCTGCCATTATAGGAAACACCATTCTAACACAGAATCCAGCACGTGTTTTCTCGATGACTCCAGAAAAAGAATTTCACTTTGAACAACTGCGATCGAAGCTAATGAGTTATGAGTCAATCGAAAGAGATCAACAAGGCATTCTTCAGATTGTCTGTTACCATTTCATCAACCTTGGATCCATCTATGCCATAGATCCTAACATGAGGGAACGAGCCGTTCGGTTCATTGCGACGTTTGCAGAAATCAAGTACCCAGATGAAGATCCAATGGATTTGGTAAAGCAAATGCTTGTTAAAGATGCAATCACATACATAAGTTCTGACAAAGATCCTTTTATAGAATGGTCTTACAGCTGTTTAGCTGTTATTGCAGaatacttttcatttaaagAACTAGAAGACCTGCTTAAGTCATACGATTTTATCGAAGAAAACATCGCATCGGTGTTGGCAAATATTGGTTGTTTATTACATCGATGGTCAAAGGCCGATCACACATTTTGGGAGAACCAGCGACAAAAAGATCTCACAAACAGTGAGAAATGTTTCGAGCATGCTGTTTTGAATTTCCCAAATAACACAACATTGTTAGCTGAATATGCACATTTTCTGTTGGTTCAAGAACGATATGAAGATGCTATTGCGATTGGACGAAGATGTATTGCAGAAAAAGAAGAGAATACCAAATGCCCGTCTATGCGTTTTGGAATAGAAGACAGAGATTCAGTTGACAATGCAATTGCAAGACATATTAATTTTGAGGGGAAGATAGCGGCTCCACCAAAGATATTTGGATTCTTTGTTACGGTTGTTGCATTGAAACGCCAAGGGAACGCAGAAGATGGGCGAAACATTTTAAGGGATTTCTATAGCGAAGTCGAAAAGGTGCATCGAGATTTGAAGTATGATTCTCTGTCGTTATATGGCTATGCTTGCATGACTCTCGGCCTGTATAAGGAAGCCAAACAGCCGTTCATACGTGCTGACGAATTGAAACGTGGGAAACTACAAGAAGACAACTTAGAGATATGCAACAAAGCTATGGCTTCTTAA